From Brassica oleracea var. oleracea cultivar TO1000 chromosome C3, BOL, whole genome shotgun sequence, a single genomic window includes:
- the LOC106331710 gene encoding auxin-responsive protein IAA2 → MTYEKVNELNLKDTELRLGLPGTEQAKEEQEVSCVRSNKRQLQSDNEEESTPPTKTQIVGWPPVRSYRKNNNSVSYVKVSMDGAPYLRKIDLKTYKNYPELLKALENMFKFTIGEYSEREGYKGSGVIPTYEDKDGDWMLVGDVPWDMFSSSCKRLRIMKGSDALALDSAL, encoded by the exons ATGACGTATGAGAAAGTCAATGAGCTTAACCTTAAGGACACAGAGCTTCGTCTTGGATTACCTGGAACAGAACAAGCTAAAGAAGAACAAGAGGTTTCTTGCGTTAGAAGCAACAAGCGTCAACTACAAAGCGATAACGAGGAAGAATCTACACCTCCTACAAA AACTCAAATAGTTGGTTGGCCTCCGGTGAGATCTTACCGTAAGAACAACAACAGTGTTAGCTATGTGAAAGTGAGTATGGACGGAGCTCCATACCTCCGTAAAATAGATCTCAAAACATACAAAAACTATCCAGAGCTTCTCAAGGCGTTGGAGAACATGTTCAAGTTCACGATCGGTGAATACAGCGAAAGAGAAGGATACAAAGGATCTGGAGTTATACCAACGTACGAGGATAAAGATGGAGATTGGATGTTGGTTGGTGATGTTCCATGGGATATGTTCTCTTCCTCTTGTAAGAGACTTAGAATCATGAAAGGATCTGATGCTCTTGCTTTAGACTCTGCCCTATGA